One Setaria viridis chromosome 7, Setaria_viridis_v4.0, whole genome shotgun sequence genomic region harbors:
- the LOC140223374 gene encoding anthocyanidin reductase ((2S)-flavan-3-ol-forming)-like, with product MSAAGEKKKTACVTGGNGYIASALIKMLLEKGYAVKTTVRNPDDMAKNSHLKDLQALGPLTVLRADLNMEGSFDEAVAGCDYAFLVAAPVNLSSGEEDPEKELIEPAVRGTLNVMRSCVKAGTVRRVILTSSVASVYIRPELQGNGHVLDEDSWSDVEYLRAEKPPLWWAYCVSKVLLEKAACRFAEEHGISFVTVCPVSTVGEAPAPIVNTSVPCCLSFLSGDEAALGTLKGIERTSGALQLVHVDDLCRAEVFVAEEAAAAGRYVCCALNTTVVELARFLARKYPQYGVKTDFTDDDQLLEKPRVSVSSAKLVREGFEFKYRTLDEIYDDVVEYGRALGILPY from the exons ATGTCGGCAGCCggcgagaagaagaagacggcATGCGTGACCGGAGGGAACGGGTACATCGCCTCGGCTCTGATCAAGATGCTGCTGGAGAAGGGCTACGCCGTCAAGACGACGGTCAGGAACCCCG ATGACATGGCGAAGAACTCCCACCTCAAGGACCTGCAAGCGCTTGGCCCCCTGACTGTCCTCCGCGCCGACCTGAACATGGAAGGCAGCTTCGACGAGGCCGTCGCCGGCTGCGATTACGCCTTCCTCGTCGCCGCGCCGGTGAACCTCTCGTCAGGGGAGGAGGATCCAGAG AAAGAGCTGATCGAGCCCGCTGTCCGGGGAACGCTGAACGTGATGAGGTCGTGCGTGAAGGCCGGCACGGTGCGGCGCGTGATCCTGACCTCGTCGGTGGCCTCAGTCTACATCAGACCGGAGCTGCAAGGCAACGGGCACGTCCTGGACGAGGATTCCTGGTCTGACGTCGAGTACCTCAGGGCCGAGAAGCCACCATTGTGGTGGGCGTACTGCGTGTCGAAGGTCCTCCTGGAGAAGGCGGCGTGCCGGTTCGCGGAGGAGCACGGCATCAGCTTCGTCACCGTCTGCCCCGTCTCCACCGTCGgcgaggcgccggcgccgatcgTCAACACCAGCGTCCCTTGCTGCCTCTCATTTCTATCCGGTGACGAGGCAGCGCTCGGCACGCTCAAAGGAATCGAGAGGACCTCCGGCGCGCTGCAGCTGGTCCACGTCGACGACCTCTGCCGCGCCGAGGTGTTCGtcgccgaggaggcggcggccgcggggaggTACGTCTGCTGCGCCCTCAACACGACCGTCGTCGAGCTCGCGCGTTTCCTGGCACGGAAGTACCCGCAGTACGGCGTGAAGACAGACTT CACCGACGATGATCAGCTCCTGGAGAAGCCGAGAGTGAGCGTGTCGTCTGCCAAGCTGGTTAGGGAAGGGTTCGAGTTCAAGTACAGGACCCTGGACGAGATatacgacgacgtcgtcgagtACGGCAGGGCACTCGGAATTCTGCCCTACTGA
- the LOC117864856 gene encoding anthocyanidin reductase ((2S)-flavan-3-ol-forming): protein MSAGGTKKKACVTGGNGYIASVLIKMMLEKGYAVKTTVRNPDDMEKNSHLKDLQALGSLEVLRADLDDEGSFDEAVAGCDYAFLVAAPVNLHSENPEKELIEPAVRGTLNVMRSCAKAGTVKRVVLTSSAAAVSSRPLQGDGHVLDENSWSDVEFLTANKSGPWGYPVSKVLSEKEACRFAEEHGISLVTVCPVLTVGAAPAKKIHTSVPASLSLLSGDDAAFGVLKGVEMATGGVPMVHVADLCRAEVFVAEEDAASGRYICCGVNTTVAELARFLTEKYPQYTVKADLLSGELLEKPRVRLSSARLVKEGFEFKKKTLDEIYDDVVEHGKALGILPN, encoded by the exons ATGTCAGCTGGTGGCACGAAGAAGAAGGCGTGTGTGACCGGAGGCAACGGGTATATCGCCTCGGTGCTCATCAAGATGATGCTGGAGAAGGGCTATGCCGTGAAGACGACGGTCAGGAACCCCG ATGACATGGAGAAGAACTCCCACCTCAAGGACCTGCAGGCACTTGGCTCCTTGGAAGTCCTCCGCGCCGACCTGGACGACGAAGGCAGCTTCGATGAGGCCGTTGCTGGCTGCGACTACGCCTTCCTCGTCGCCGCTCCGGTGAACCTCCATTCAGAGAATCCTGAG AAAGAACTGATCGAGCCTGCTGTCCGAGGAACCCTGAACGTGATGAGGTCGTGCGCAAAGGCAGGGACCGTGAAGCGCGTGGTCCTGACCTCGTCGGCGGCCGCCGTCTCCAGCAGGCCGCTGCAAGGCGACGGGCACGTGCTGGACGAGAACTCCTGGTCCGACGTCGAATTCCTCACTGCCAACAAGTCCGGCCCCTGG GGGTATCCGGTCTCCAAGGTGCTGTCGGAGAAGGAGGCGTGCAGGTTCGCGGAGGAGCACGGCATCAGCCTCGTCACCGTCTGCCCCGTTCTCACCGTCGGCGCGGCACCGGCGAAAAAGATCCACACGAGCGTCCCCGCCAGCCTCTCCTTGCTGTCCG gggaCGACGCAGCGTTCGGGGTGCTGAAAGGCGTCGAGATGGCCACCGGCGGTGTGCCGATGGTGCACGTCGCCGACCTGTGCCGCGCCGAGGTGTTCGTCGCCGAGGAGGACGCGGCCTCCGGGAGGTACATATGCTGCGGCGTCAACACGACCGTCGCCGAGCTCGCCCGTTTCCTGACAGAGAAGTACCCGCAGTACACCGTGAAAGCAGATCTGCT CTCCGGTGAGCTCCTCGAGAAGCCGAGAGTGAGGCTGTCGTCGGCGAGGCTGGTGAAGGAAGGGTTCGAGTTCAAGAAGAAGACGCTGGACGAGATATACGACGACGTGGTGGAGCACGGCAAGGCCCTGGGGATTCTGCCCAACTGA